From the genome of Candidatus Methylomirabilota bacterium:
GCGCGCCGGGCGTCGGCCAGCGTGAGGGCGAATGGCTTCTCCACGAAGACGTGTTTACCGGCCTTGGCCGCCGCGACCATCTGGTCGGCGTGAGCCGAGTGGAGCGTCGTGATGATGACGCCCTCGACCTCCGGGTCGGCCAGAACCGCCTCAAAGCTCGGCAGATCGCGGCACCCGTAGGTCTTGGCGAAGGCCGCGCGGGTCTCGGGGGTTCGGCTGGTGCAGGCGACGATGCGCAGGCCGGTCCCCTTGGCCACCGCGTCGGCGAGCGTCCGCCCCCAGCCCCCGACACCGGCGGACGCCACACGCACCGGGCGGGCAGGCTCAGCGGCCACTGGTTACTCCCATCCGCGCCACTTGCGCCTGCCGCCAGTCCGCGCGCGACACGAATCCGGGGCGGCTCCGGCAGATGGCCTCGGTCCGGGCCATGATGGCCTCCACGGGCGCCTCGATGTCGAACGGCTCGGCGAACGGCTGAGGGGTGTGCCAGGGGGTATCGACGAAGAGCTCCACGCGATTGCCCTCGGGATCGGGGAAGTACACCGACCAGGCGTTGCCGTGGGTGACGATGCGGTACTCCTTGACGCCCTCCTCACGCAGGCGGGCGTACATCGACTTGAGATCGGCCAGCGTCGGGACCTTGAACGAGATCTGGTTGACGACGTTGTAGTCGGCCCCGGGCGGCCGGCCCGTCACCAGGACGATCTGGTGATGCTGGTCGGGATCGCGCGAGAGGAAGAGCAGGGTCGGGCCGTCCTTGAGCGAGCCCCGATCGCTGACGAGCAGGCCGAGGACACGCGTGTAGAAGTCCTCCATGCGGTCGAGGTCGGTCACGTTGATTCCCAGGTGGCTGAACACGGCCTGCGTGGTCATCGTCATTCTCCTTACTTACTTCACGGAGTCGGCTCCCGCCTTCGCGACCTGGGCATCCTGCTCGCCGGTCGCGCCTGAGACCCCGATCCCGCCGACGACCTTGCCGTCAGCGACGATCGGGATCCCGCCCTCCAGGGTACTCGCCCCGCTGAGCTGCAGCAGCCGCATATTCGGACCGCCCTTGGCGAGGCCATCCTGGAACACCTTGGTGGGTCGGCGGAAGGCCACCGCCGAGAACGCCTTGTCCTTGGAGACTGCAATGCTGCCGAACTGGGCGTTATCCAGGCGCTGGACCATCACGACGTTGCCGCCCGAGTCGAGGATGGTGATGACCACGGCCCACTTGTTCTTCATCGCTTCGGCCTCTGCGTCCGCCATCACCTTCTTGGCCTGGGCCAGGGTGATGGGCGGCCCGTACGGCATCGGCCCCTGGGCGCTTGCCGAGGCGGCTGCCAGGATCACCGCGCTGCCGACGACCAGAGACGAGATCCGGTTCATTCTCATGGGGGTCTCCTTGTGAGTTCCGGCGTGCTACGGAGCCTCTGTGTTGTTGATGGGCTGCAGAGCCATGGCCACGAGGGCGACCCGCCCGCTCGCCACCGCCTGCAAGCCTCGCTCCAGGGCGGCCCGCACCTGGCCGGGCGCCTCTACCAGCTCGCCATGGCCTCCAAAGGCGCGCGCCATGGCCGGATAGTCCGGCCGCGGAGCGATGGAGGTGCCGACGAAGGTGTTCGACTGCACGGCCCAGCCCTCGGGATAGTGGCGCACGACTCCGGTCTTCTGTGACAGATAGCCGGAGTTGTCGAAGAGCACGATCAGGATCGGCATCCGGTGCTCCTGGCTGGCGCCGAGCGCGGCCAGCACCGGGTTGTAATTGAAGGCGCCGTCGCCGATCAGGGCGATCACCGTGCGGTCGGGGCCGGCCGCTTTCACGCCGAGCGCGGTGCCCAGGCCGGTACCCAGGCCGCCGAAGCAGCCCTCGAAGAACTGGCCCGGCTGCAACCGGTCGAGGAAGCGGTGGATGTCCAGTCGATGCGTGATCGTCTCGTCGACGACCGCCGCATCCGCCGGCAGGATCTGATTCAGCTCGTGGATCACCCAGCGGGTGTCGAGCGGCGTCCGGGTTCCGGCCGCCTGCGCCTCCGCGCGCAGCGCGTCTCGCCTGCTCTGATGGCGACGCTGCCACCGCTCGATGGCATCGGCCCGCTTGCCGGGAGCCAGACGTTCCCGCACACGCTCGACGAGCAAGGCCAGCGACGGCTCGAGGCCGCCGGCGGCCACCAGATCCGTGCGATAGCCCCAGAAGGGCAGCTGCGGCCGGAACGGGTTGTCGGCCAGGACCACCACCTTCGTGCCGGGACCCGGCGCCGACGAGGGCGGATGCCAGGGCGCCACGGCGCCGACCAGGAATGCCACGTCGGCCTCCTTCAGATAGGCGGCGACGTGCGTGGACGGGCCGACCCCCGCATAGAGCGGATGGGTTCGTGGGAAATTCAGGTACTGGGGGTGCCAGCCCTCGACCACCGGTGCCCCGAGCAGCTCGGCGAGGGCGACCAGATGCTCCACCGCCCGCACGCTGCGGCCCGCCTCCTCGGTGAGGATCACCGGGTGGCCCGCGCCGACGAGCGCCTCCGCTAGCGCCTCGATCGCCTCGGGGGCCGCGGCCGGCTCCAGAGCGTAGCCCGCCGCCGACGGCGCCGCGGTCGTCGTCGGCTCGAGCAGGTACTCCATCGGGACCGAGACGAACACCGGCCCTTGAGGCGCGGCGAGAGCGAGTTGACAGGCCCGCTGGATCGCAGCAGGCAGGATGGCCGGCGTGTTCAGGGCCAGGCTCCACTTGACGCAGGGCTCCACGAGCCGGGCCGGCCCGCCGACGTCGGCCAGGAGCCGGAGCCACTGCTGGCCCAGGTCGT
Proteins encoded in this window:
- a CDS encoding VOC family protein, which translates into the protein MTTQAVFSHLGINVTDLDRMEDFYTRVLGLLVSDRGSLKDGPTLLFLSRDPDQHHQIVLVTGRPPGADYNVVNQISFKVPTLADLKSMYARLREEGVKEYRIVTHGNAWSVYFPDPEGNRVELFVDTPWHTPQPFAEPFDIEAPVEAIMARTEAICRSRPGFVSRADWRQAQVARMGVTSGR
- a CDS encoding thiamine pyrophosphate-binding protein, whose protein sequence is MDTTGLSGAEALLRLLHEMGVEWIFASPGSEWSPVWEHLAKPSGAERQIPRYCSTRHEEVAVAMASGYAKASGKLPAAMIHTTVGALHATMALRAAVHEQIPMVVLAGESIGFSEGPGHDLGQQWLRLLADVGGPARLVEPCVKWSLALNTPAILPAAIQRACQLALAAPQGPVFVSVPMEYLLEPTTTAAPSAAGYALEPAAAPEAIEALAEALVGAGHPVILTEEAGRSVRAVEHLVALAELLGAPVVEGWHPQYLNFPRTHPLYAGVGPSTHVAAYLKEADVAFLVGAVAPWHPPSSAPGPGTKVVVLADNPFRPQLPFWGYRTDLVAAGGLEPSLALLVERVRERLAPGKRADAIERWQRRHQSRRDALRAEAQAAGTRTPLDTRWVIHELNQILPADAAVVDETITHRLDIHRFLDRLQPGQFFEGCFGGLGTGLGTALGVKAAGPDRTVIALIGDGAFNYNPVLAALGASQEHRMPILIVLFDNSGYLSQKTGVVRHYPEGWAVQSNTFVGTSIAPRPDYPAMARAFGGHGELVEAPGQVRAALERGLQAVASGRVALVAMALQPINNTEAP
- a CDS encoding heme-binding protein; translated protein: MRMNRISSLVVGSAVILAAASASAQGPMPYGPPITLAQAKKVMADAEAEAMKNKWAVVITILDSGGNVVMVQRLDNAQFGSIAVSKDKAFSAVAFRRPTKVFQDGLAKGGPNMRLLQLSGASTLEGGIPIVADGKVVGGIGVSGATGEQDAQVAKAGADSVK